A stretch of Stenotrophomonas indicatrix DNA encodes these proteins:
- a CDS encoding PTS sugar transporter subunit IIA, with protein sequence MTCGILLVTHPGVGIALLDVATRLLRQLPLKTEAFEVPFDADLDALLPLASAALRRVDGGDGVLILTDLYGASPANLAGQLARLGTPVRRVSALSLPMLLRVMNYPEQGLDQLPATAAAGTRNGAIVDDA encoded by the coding sequence ATGACCTGTGGCATTCTCCTCGTAACACATCCTGGGGTCGGGATCGCCCTGCTCGACGTGGCGACCCGGCTTCTGCGGCAGTTGCCGCTGAAGACCGAAGCTTTCGAAGTACCGTTCGACGCAGACCTGGATGCTCTGCTCCCGCTCGCCTCGGCCGCTCTGCGGCGGGTCGATGGGGGCGATGGCGTGCTGATCCTGACCGACCTGTACGGCGCCAGTCCTGCCAACCTTGCCGGGCAGCTGGCCCGGTTGGGGACCCCGGTTCGCCGGGTGTCGGCGCTGAGTCTGCCGATGTTGCTGCGGGTGATGAATTATCCGGAACAGGGACTGGATCAACTGCCCGCCACTGCGGCGGCGGGCACCCGTAATGGAGCGATAGTCGACGATGCTTGA
- the rapZ gene encoding RNase adapter RapZ translates to MSTVIPTAPTLIIVSGLSGSGKSVALKTFEDQDYYCSDNLPIQLLPDFVRNVLSHHDGAASRRLAVGIDVRGQSDLTQLSSWRQLATDAGVDAKVLFFEASDETVLKRYADTRRRHPLSQLGLSLPEAIARERELIAPLRREADAVIDTSALNVHQLRRRIITEFAMGHASRLSLLFESFAYKRGVPAEADFVFDARVLPNPHWDPELRALSGREPGVRDYLEAQPDVQRYLAQLMDFLDTWLPKLGDGTRSYVTVAFGCTGGKHRSVFLAERLARHAREMGWEDVATYHREQD, encoded by the coding sequence ATGAGCACCGTCATTCCCACCGCCCCGACCCTGATCATCGTCAGTGGCCTGTCCGGCTCGGGTAAATCCGTCGCCCTGAAGACCTTCGAGGACCAGGACTACTACTGTTCGGACAACCTGCCGATCCAGCTGCTGCCGGATTTCGTGCGCAATGTGCTGAGTCACCATGACGGCGCGGCATCGCGCCGGTTGGCGGTGGGCATCGACGTGCGTGGGCAGAGCGACCTGACCCAGTTGTCCAGCTGGCGGCAGCTGGCCACCGATGCCGGCGTCGACGCCAAGGTGCTGTTTTTCGAGGCCAGCGATGAAACGGTGCTCAAGCGCTACGCCGACACCCGCCGCCGGCACCCGCTGAGCCAGCTGGGCCTGTCGCTGCCCGAAGCGATTGCCCGTGAGCGCGAGCTGATCGCGCCGCTGCGCCGCGAAGCCGATGCGGTGATCGATACCAGTGCGTTGAACGTGCACCAGCTGCGGCGCCGGATCATCACTGAATTTGCGATGGGCCATGCCAGCCGCCTGTCGCTGCTGTTTGAATCGTTCGCCTACAAGCGTGGCGTGCCGGCCGAGGCCGACTTCGTGTTCGACGCGCGCGTGCTGCCCAACCCGCATTGGGATCCGGAACTGCGTGCGTTGAGCGGCCGCGAACCCGGCGTGCGCGACTACCTGGAGGCGCAGCCGGATGTGCAGCGCTACCTGGCGCAGCTGATGGATTTCCTGGATACCTGGCTGCCCAAGCTGGGCGATGGCACCCGCAGCTATGTGACGGTGGCCTTCGGTTGCACCGGCGGCAAGCACCGCTCGGTGTTCCTGGCCGAACGCCTGGCCCGCCATGCGCGTGAGATGGGCTGGGAAGACGTGGCGACGTACCACCGCGAACAGGATTGA
- a CDS encoding HPr family phosphocarrier protein — translation MLERELTVSNRLGLHARATAKLVQTLAPFRCNVTMAAKGREINAKSIMGVMLLAAGQGTPVTIRINGEDEVAAMDAVVDLFERRFDEDN, via the coding sequence ATGCTTGAACGAGAACTCACTGTGAGCAACCGCCTGGGCCTGCATGCCCGGGCCACCGCCAAGCTGGTGCAGACCCTGGCGCCGTTCCGCTGCAACGTGACCATGGCCGCCAAGGGCCGTGAGATCAACGCCAAGAGCATCATGGGCGTGATGCTGCTGGCGGCCGGGCAAGGCACGCCGGTCACCATCCGCATCAACGGCGAAGACGAAGTCGCCGCGATGGATGCGGTGGTCGACCTGTTCGAGCGTCGCTTCGACGAGGACAACTGA